In the Natrinema sp. CBA1119 genome, TCGGGCGAGGGCCGACTGGCTGGTGAGACCGAGTCGGCGGATGGTGCCGTCGAACTCGTCAGCCGGAGCCGCGACCTGGGGAGTGTTTCCGTCAGTTCGATCCTTGACGGAAACGCAGACTCACGCATTCAGTGGGCCGATCCCGACGGTCTCGAACTCGTCGGTCGAGGTGTCGCCGTTCGGTTTACCGCGGACGGTACCGACAGATTCGATCGAATTCGATCGCAGGCGAGCCGAGCGTTCGACCGGCTCACACACGACGGGCCCGCGGCGGCCCGACCGCGAGCGATTGGCGGCTTTTCGTTTCACGACGGCCACGAGCCGGCTGCCCCCTGGGCCGGCTTCGACGCGGCCTCGTTCGTCGTTCCGCAGATCCTCGTGACCCGCACCGACGACAGGACGTGGTTGACAGCCGTCGGAAGCCGAGCGGACGAGGCCGAGGACCGCCTCGAGCGCTGGCACGACCGCCTGTCGGCGCTGTCGACGACGCGACCGAGCGCTTCGCCACCCGGCGTCGCGGGAACGCGGCGCACTACCTCGCCGGCGGAGTGGACCGATCAGGTCGAAACCGTTCTCAAACGAATCGCTGCGGGACGGCTCGCGAAAGTCGTCCTCGCGCAGGCCCTTTGGGTCGACCTCGAGGGGCCGATCGACGTTCCCGCGACGCTCGAGCTGCTGGGACGCCAGTACCCCAACTGTTACCGATTTCTGGTCGCTCACGATGTCGGCGATACGTTCTTCGGTGCACCGCCGGAACGACTCGTTTCGAAACGCGGCGACCGCGTCGAGACGGAGGCGCTGGCCGGCTCGGTCCCCCGAGGTGAGACGCCGGCCGAAGACGAGACACACGTCGAACGGATGCGGGCCGACGCGAAGTTCCAGCACGAGCACGGGCTCGTCGTCGACGCGATCCGCGAACAGCTCGCTCCGTTCGCACGGGATCTCACCGTCCGCGAACAGACGATTCGCCGGTTGGCGACCATTCAACACCTGCAGACGCCGATCGAGGCGACGCTCGAGGGCGATCGTCACGTCCTCGAGATCGTCGAGGCGCTTCATCCGACGCCTGCGGTCGGCGGCGTCCCGCCCGACGCGGCCTGGGAGACGATCCGCGACGCGGAGCCGTTCGATCGGGGCTGGTACGCCGCGCCGGTCGGCTGGTTCGACGCCGACGGCGACGGCGAGTTCGCGGTGGCGCTTCGCTCCGGCGTCGCGAGCGACGAGACGGTGACGCTGTTCGCGGGGAACGGAATCGTCGCCGACAGCGATCCCGGCGACGAGTGGGACGAAGTACAGCTGAAGTTCCGGCCGATCCTCGACGAATTACAGTAGTACCTGATCCAATGACCGCACCCAACCGCGCGACCCTCTGGGGTCGCGTCCTCGCCGACGAACTCGCAAAGAGCGGCCTCGAGGCCGTCTGTCTCGCGCCCGGCAGCCGATCGACGCCGCTGACGGTCGCCGTCGCCGAGCACTCCGAGATCGACGTCTACTCGCACCTCGACGAGCGCGCCGCGGCCTACTTCGCGCTCGGCCGCGCACGGCGCACCGGCGAGCCGACGGCGCTGGTCTGTACCTCCGGGACGGCCGCGGCGAACTTCCACCCCGCGGTGATGGAGGCCGATCGGGCCCGCGTCCCGCTGCTGGTTCTGACGGCAGACCGGCCGCCCGAACTGCGCGACAGCGGGGCGAATCAGACCGTCGATCAGGTCAAACTCTACGGCGACGCGGTCCGCTGGGACGCTGAACTACCAGCACCTGAGGCCGACGAGCGAAAAGGGCGTAGCCTCCGAACGACCGCAGCGCGGGCGCTGGCCGAAACGAGCGGCGTCGAGCCCGGGCCGGTCCACCTCAACTGTCCGTTCCGAAAGCCTCTCGAGCCGATCGACGTGCCCGGTGACGTCCCCGAGTCGTTCACCGAGACGCTGGCCGGAAGGGGACGGGACGGGCCGTTCGTCGAAACGACCGGCGGGACGCGAGCGCTCGCGGACGACGACCACCGACGGCTGCTGGATGCGCTCGAGGCGGCCGACCGGCCGCTGTTCGTCGCGGGACCCGCCGATCCGGCGGCTCTCGCCGACCTCGAGCCCGCAGCCGTCACCGAACTCGCCGACCGGCTCGGCGCACCGATACTCGCGGATCCGCTCTCGGGGCTTCGGTTCGGCCCGCACGTCGGGTCGGCGGGCGGGGAGAACAGCGAGGGATCGCGCTCGATCTACGGGGGCTACGACGCCTACGTCGACGAACTGCCGTCGCCGGATGCGGTCCTCCGGTTCGGGGCCTCTCCGACGTCGAAACCCCTCCGACACTGGCTCCGGGATGCCGACGCCCGGCAGTTCCTGATCGATCCCGCAGGTGCGTGGCGCGAGGCGACGTTCACCGCGACGGACCTGCTGGCGGCCGATCCCGGGGCCGTCATCGACGGGCTGCTCGAGGCGATCGCGGAGAACGAACGCGCCGAGGGCGAGCACACCGATTCGACGACGAGCGCGACGGTCGACCGCGACTGGCGCACCCGGTTCGATGCGGCCGAACGACGCCACTGGGAGGTCCGAGACGGGGCGCTCACGGCGGGTGCGCTCGAGTCGGAGCCGTTCGAGGGCGCGATCCTCGCAGCCGTCTTTTCGAACGCGCCGGACCCGGCGACGGTGTTCGTCTCGAACAGCATGCCGATCCGGGACGCCGACCGGTTCGGCCGGCCGCGAGCGGCCGACCTGACGGTGCTCGGCAACCGCGGTGCGAGCGGGATCGACGGGATCACGAGCACGGCGCTCGGGGCCGGCAGCGCGACCGACGACCCGCTCGTGCTCGTCACCGGCGACCTCGCCTTCTACCACGATTCGAACGGGCTGCTCGCCGTCGATCGCTGCGACGTGGACGCGACGATCGTGCTGCTGGACAACGACGGCGGCGGTATCTTCCACAAACTCCCGATCGAGGAGTTCGATCCCCCCTTCACGCAGCAGTTCAAAACGCCCCACGGCCTCGAGTTCGACGCGCTCGGGGAAACGTACGGTCTCGAGTTCGAGCGCGTGGCTCCCGCGGACTTCGCGGCCGCCTACCGCCGATCGCTCGAGGCCGCGGGCACGCAAGTCCTCGCCATCGAATTCGATTCCGAAACGAACCACCGGCGACGCGACGCGCTCGAAGAACGAGTTACGGAGGGGGTCGCGAGCGCGCTCGAGGACGATGCTGTCGGCAGTTCGGACTGATTTGGACTTCGAGGCTCGTTCTCGACTAGTGAACCGGCATGCGGTGGCGCGCGCTGGGCCGCGGCGAACGGAGGCGAGGCGTGAACGAAGTGAGCGCCTCGGAACGCGAACGGTGACCGCAGGGAACCGTGAGCCGTGTGAGCCGCGGTATAACGCCGTGCGAGGGATGAGCGAGTGAAACGAGCGAATCGGCTGGGGAGGGTGTGGAAATCCCCTGTGCCCACGGTAGCAGAACACTTGCTTCTCCTATCGCCGAATCAAGATCGATCTCGTCCGTGTCTCTGACAGAGTATATTTGGAAGAT is a window encoding:
- a CDS encoding isochorismate synthase MenF — encoded protein: MDRSSGEGRLAGETESADGAVELVSRSRDLGSVSVSSILDGNADSRIQWADPDGLELVGRGVAVRFTADGTDRFDRIRSQASRAFDRLTHDGPAAARPRAIGGFSFHDGHEPAAPWAGFDAASFVVPQILVTRTDDRTWLTAVGSRADEAEDRLERWHDRLSALSTTRPSASPPGVAGTRRTTSPAEWTDQVETVLKRIAAGRLAKVVLAQALWVDLEGPIDVPATLELLGRQYPNCYRFLVAHDVGDTFFGAPPERLVSKRGDRVETEALAGSVPRGETPAEDETHVERMRADAKFQHEHGLVVDAIREQLAPFARDLTVREQTIRRLATIQHLQTPIEATLEGDRHVLEIVEALHPTPAVGGVPPDAAWETIRDAEPFDRGWYAAPVGWFDADGDGEFAVALRSGVASDETVTLFAGNGIVADSDPGDEWDEVQLKFRPILDELQ
- the menD gene encoding 2-succinyl-5-enolpyruvyl-6-hydroxy-3-cyclohexene-1-carboxylic-acid synthase; the encoded protein is MTAPNRATLWGRVLADELAKSGLEAVCLAPGSRSTPLTVAVAEHSEIDVYSHLDERAAAYFALGRARRTGEPTALVCTSGTAAANFHPAVMEADRARVPLLVLTADRPPELRDSGANQTVDQVKLYGDAVRWDAELPAPEADERKGRSLRTTAARALAETSGVEPGPVHLNCPFRKPLEPIDVPGDVPESFTETLAGRGRDGPFVETTGGTRALADDDHRRLLDALEAADRPLFVAGPADPAALADLEPAAVTELADRLGAPILADPLSGLRFGPHVGSAGGENSEGSRSIYGGYDAYVDELPSPDAVLRFGASPTSKPLRHWLRDADARQFLIDPAGAWREATFTATDLLAADPGAVIDGLLEAIAENERAEGEHTDSTTSATVDRDWRTRFDAAERRHWEVRDGALTAGALESEPFEGAILAAVFSNAPDPATVFVSNSMPIRDADRFGRPRAADLTVLGNRGASGIDGITSTALGAGSATDDPLVLVTGDLAFYHDSNGLLAVDRCDVDATIVLLDNDGGGIFHKLPIEEFDPPFTQQFKTPHGLEFDALGETYGLEFERVAPADFAAAYRRSLEAAGTQVLAIEFDSETNHRRRDALEERVTEGVASALEDDAVGSSD